In Pelosinus sp. UFO1, one genomic interval encodes:
- a CDS encoding DUF421 domain-containing protein, with product MTLEILLQDTWQTTMIFITLLIFTRILDKSQVGQLTFYEYVSGITIGSLAGTIAATDPDKLWSSYYDLVLFVVLTYLVSVCTIKSRPFRKLIEGSPSIIIEDGRIIKENMRPLRFDLDELNAMLRGKDIVDISEVQYAILETTGEMSIIKKSAFQPLTKSDMNIHLPNPTLPIEIIMDGEIIEKNLAKQNLSHEWLEKQLVQQNIKSASQVMYGVIDSKGQLFISAKGSKLD from the coding sequence ATGACATTGGAGATCCTACTGCAAGATACCTGGCAAACCACGATGATTTTTATTACCTTATTAATCTTTACCCGTATTCTTGACAAAAGCCAAGTCGGACAGCTAACTTTTTACGAATATGTCAGCGGCATTACTATAGGATCACTTGCAGGTACTATAGCCGCAACTGATCCTGATAAATTATGGAGTAGTTATTATGACCTAGTACTATTTGTGGTGCTTACTTACTTAGTATCAGTTTGTACAATAAAAAGCCGTCCTTTCAGAAAGCTGATTGAAGGTTCTCCTAGCATAATCATTGAAGATGGTCGTATCATCAAAGAAAATATGAGACCCTTACGGTTTGATCTAGATGAGTTAAATGCTATGTTACGCGGAAAAGATATTGTAGATATAAGTGAAGTACAATATGCCATTCTTGAGACAACAGGAGAAATGAGTATTATAAAAAAATCTGCCTTTCAACCATTAACCAAAAGCGATATGAATATCCATCTCCCCAATCCTACCCTTCCTATCGAAATTATTATGGATGGAGAGATTATTGAAAAAAATCTAGCGAAACAAAACCTGAGCCATGAGTGGCTAGAAAAGCAATTAGTACAACAAAACATAAAAAGTGCTTCCCAAGTTATGTATGGAGTGATTGATTCCAAGGGTCAACTTTTCATCAGTGCCAAAGGCAGTAAGCTAGACTAA
- a CDS encoding MFS transporter: MFNIVKKMPKALWIVVLAHGVTDLSAGALLVALPFLKAKFALSYAEVSAIALMQNFTSSVSQPLFGYFSDRSPRPWLMPVGCLLSGVAMVASLLAPHYYLTLLFTAITGLGMAAFHPEAAKTANRLSGKAKGKGVSLFAVGGNGGFAIGSLLLATLLYSNVSTGVLFYILPYALLGIPLIQMTRNLPRPEVKQVGSLKTLRASINWPLLSLLGMVLSRSTVAAGISTFVPLYYVSYLHGSEMYASSLLTVYLATSALGTLFGGAMSDRFGSKRVMLYSILPISILLYLFPIVGDVGAFVVLSCASILLSATFTSSLVLAQKMMPNNVGMASGLTIGLSVGLGAMGVLALGKVADIWGMPVIFTILACLPVVGFVLTLFVEEPEEETVSLVVQVSK; the protein is encoded by the coding sequence TTGTTTAATATTGTTAAGAAAATGCCAAAAGCCTTATGGATTGTTGTTTTGGCTCATGGCGTTACTGATTTGTCTGCAGGTGCCTTGTTAGTGGCATTGCCGTTTTTAAAAGCTAAATTCGCGTTGAGTTATGCAGAGGTTAGTGCGATTGCTCTTATGCAAAATTTTACGTCGTCTGTTAGTCAGCCTTTATTTGGATATTTTAGTGATCGCAGTCCTCGCCCTTGGCTTATGCCAGTAGGATGTTTACTTTCAGGGGTAGCTATGGTAGCGTCTTTGCTAGCACCGCACTACTATTTAACATTGCTGTTTACGGCAATTACGGGCCTTGGTATGGCAGCGTTTCATCCTGAGGCAGCCAAAACAGCCAATCGCCTGAGTGGCAAAGCAAAAGGCAAAGGCGTCAGTTTATTTGCGGTGGGCGGTAATGGAGGTTTTGCTATAGGATCATTACTGTTAGCTACCTTATTATATAGTAATGTTAGTACAGGAGTTTTATTTTATATTCTCCCTTATGCTTTACTAGGAATTCCACTAATACAAATGACTCGAAATTTACCAAGACCAGAAGTCAAACAGGTTGGTAGCTTGAAAACTTTAAGAGCTTCCATTAATTGGCCCTTATTATCTCTATTAGGGATGGTGTTATCAAGATCAACAGTAGCGGCAGGCATTAGCACCTTTGTTCCCCTATATTATGTATCGTACCTTCATGGTAGTGAGATGTATGCTAGCTCGCTATTAACCGTATATTTGGCGACTAGTGCTCTTGGAACACTATTTGGTGGTGCGATGAGTGATCGGTTTGGCAGTAAACGTGTTATGCTATACTCTATTTTACCCATTTCTATATTATTATATTTGTTCCCCATTGTCGGAGATGTTGGAGCATTTGTAGTACTATCATGCGCAAGTATATTATTATCAGCAACTTTTACTAGTAGCTTGGTATTAGCACAAAAGATGATGCCTAATAATGTAGGAATGGCTTCAGGGTTAACCATTGGTTTAAGTGTTGGTTTAGGTGCTATGGGCGTATTAGCCTTAGGCAAGGTGGCTGATATTTGGGGAATGCCGGTAATATTTACAATCTTAGCTTGCTTGCCTGTTGTTGGGTTTGTTTTGACCTTATTTGTAGAAGAACCAGAGGAGGAAACAGTAAGCTTGGTAGTGCAAGTTAGCAAGTAG